The proteins below are encoded in one region of Pontibacter deserti:
- a CDS encoding glycosyltransferase family 4 protein: MTIGVCGPVDLGLLEYQLEFSELPNTAAFPLVSHFVNGLLNRGFKVNIYTTSIEVEESVVFDYGQLKICIAPQRPQPGRRFFRYEINALKNLILENPSDVISSFWSYEFGLAALKTGIPTIVSLHDVATVVLKYHMDMFRAVRWIMDKMVVAKAKYLIANSAYTYSSLSKRIQAKTEIINNFYTNSLLSDVPTNVEKQNYIITVAQGFGNRKNITTSLKAFSILRKSDPTLEYYLVGVDSEEGGLAHQYARKHGLDKGVKFIGPKPFKEVLNLITHAKVLIHPSLEESFGMVILEAMVIGTAVVGGEKSGYVPYLLDFGNVGKLCDVTSPESIAITLSKLLANEENLNTLVKRAKVFAERNYAEDSIIEQHIAYLKRVWRSYPKEVADIPIEISG; the protein is encoded by the coding sequence ATGACTATAGGTGTATGTGGGCCTGTCGATCTAGGCCTTCTTGAGTATCAACTTGAATTTTCTGAACTTCCCAATACAGCTGCTTTTCCGTTAGTTTCCCATTTCGTAAACGGACTCCTGAACCGCGGATTTAAAGTTAATATTTATACTACTTCTATAGAAGTAGAAGAGTCTGTAGTTTTTGACTATGGGCAATTGAAAATCTGCATTGCACCACAGAGACCGCAGCCTGGGCGAAGGTTCTTTCGGTATGAAATAAATGCACTGAAAAATTTGATTCTGGAAAACCCCTCTGATGTAATTTCTTCTTTCTGGAGTTATGAGTTTGGACTAGCAGCATTAAAAACAGGAATACCAACAATCGTCTCTCTGCACGATGTTGCTACAGTTGTGTTAAAATATCATATGGATATGTTCAGAGCTGTACGTTGGATTATGGATAAAATGGTAGTTGCTAAGGCAAAATACTTGATTGCAAACTCTGCTTATACTTATTCATCCTTATCTAAAAGAATTCAAGCCAAAACCGAGATTATAAATAACTTCTACACGAATAGCTTGCTGTCAGATGTCCCTACAAATGTAGAGAAGCAAAATTACATCATTACGGTTGCTCAGGGTTTCGGTAATCGAAAGAACATTACTACATCCCTGAAAGCATTCTCCATTTTGAGAAAGTCTGATCCTACACTTGAATATTATTTAGTAGGAGTTGATTCTGAAGAAGGTGGGTTGGCTCATCAGTATGCAAGAAAGCATGGTCTTGATAAGGGTGTTAAATTTATTGGACCCAAACCCTTTAAAGAAGTACTCAATCTAATCACACATGCTAAAGTTTTAATACATCCTTCGTTAGAAGAGTCTTTTGGAATGGTAATACTTGAGGCAATGGTTATAGGAACAGCTGTTGTCGGTGGTGAGAAGAGTGGCTATGTACCATATTTACTTGATTTTGGTAACGTGGGAAAACTGTGTGATGTAACCTCTCCTGAATCCATTGCAATTACCTTATCTAAGTTACTGGCCAATGAAGAAAACCTTAATACTTTAGTAAAAAGAGCTAAAGTTTTTGCTGAAAGAAACTACGCCGAAGATAGTATAATAGAGCAGCACATTGCTTATCTAAAAAGAGTATGGAGATCTTACCCAAAGGAAGTTGCCGATATCCCGATTGAAATATCTGGTTAG
- a CDS encoding alpha-1,2-fucosyltransferase gives MNYKAGQLANRLFYFSHFISNSIEYNYKLINPSFDEYNKFFTSTSINEFGNLDISISLTNNTTIDTLIRKSINVLHKVAFPPLKNAFGYRFHDIKEYDDRSDLEKYNDRSICFDMNDADFVESAKNKVVFIDGWLYRDFKNFSKHSPALREIFTPLPEYMDQVQEIINKCKTLGDTIVGVHLRRGDFKDFNNGKWYYEDETYYKKMLEVEQELAAKGRRCVFLMCSNEKINKNNFKGLPIVNESRHYIVDLYVLSQCDYLIGPPSTYSMWASFYGEVPLYHINDPKKQITLSDFEVITQG, from the coding sequence ATGAATTATAAAGCTGGGCAGCTTGCAAACAGATTATTTTACTTTTCCCATTTTATTTCAAATAGTATAGAATACAACTACAAGCTGATTAATCCATCGTTCGATGAATACAACAAATTCTTTACTTCAACATCAATCAATGAATTTGGTAATCTGGACATAAGTATCAGTCTTACAAATAACACCACAATTGATACATTGATCAGAAAGTCAATTAATGTATTGCATAAGGTAGCATTCCCTCCACTAAAAAATGCTTTTGGCTACCGTTTCCATGATATAAAAGAATATGACGACAGGTCAGATCTTGAAAAGTACAATGACAGGTCTATCTGCTTTGATATGAATGATGCTGATTTTGTTGAGTCTGCTAAAAATAAAGTTGTTTTTATTGACGGCTGGCTATACCGAGATTTTAAAAACTTTAGCAAGCATTCCCCTGCTTTAAGAGAGATCTTTACTCCGCTACCAGAATATATGGACCAGGTGCAGGAGATCATAAACAAATGTAAAACCTTAGGAGATACTATAGTTGGTGTACACTTAAGACGGGGCGACTTTAAAGATTTTAATAATGGAAAGTGGTACTACGAGGACGAAACATACTATAAAAAAATGCTGGAAGTTGAGCAGGAATTGGCAGCAAAAGGTAGAAGATGCGTATTCCTGATGTGCTCTAATGAGAAAATAAATAAAAATAATTTTAAAGGCTTACCAATTGTAAACGAATCACGCCATTACATTGTAGACCTATATGTATTATCACAATGCGATTACCTGATCGGCCCTCCCAGCACATACTCTATGTGGGCTTCTTTCTATGGAGAAGTGCCTCTTTACCACATCAATGATCCTAAAAAACAGATTACACTTTCTGATTTTGAAGTTATAACACAAGGCTAA
- a CDS encoding glycosyl hydrolase yields the protein MSLFASLLLKSGQGNHRYPITSEDYSGPFVITKGGTYTGKWESRDSEVPAVEIKTSEPVTIVNSNIRSAGYLIKSWGYSVNVTVKHTNGYGLEPTVFYHYKKPRRFLTADEFANVVIENCYMEQTAGIAIGDKYVGNATEKETIKIRFNKAKNIDGRIYQDTELVNFVSFNFRGSVPYAEIAWNEVINEPDNSLVEDNINLSNSRGKRSSPILIHNNYIQGAYPFPSDAKDYSGGGILSDSWYKKGMGHPDSVATAYVKIYDNQTVNLCNYNYAIAGGNNIEIYNNRAVTSALLAEGRPVSTHNIGIYGYDYYKTGATYNNKVYNNTINVMATCADERYNENYFPDGKVKAFNNTFLPDTIITLQHERMEYKLWLEKLRKNGIKLGPINATTKFN from the coding sequence TTGTCTCTATTCGCTTCGCTTCTGTTAAAGTCTGGCCAAGGCAACCACAGGTATCCAATAACTTCAGAAGATTACAGTGGTCCTTTTGTGATCACCAAAGGGGGTACTTACACGGGTAAATGGGAGTCGAGAGACTCTGAAGTACCAGCGGTAGAAATCAAAACCTCAGAGCCAGTCACTATTGTCAACTCCAACATCCGTTCTGCCGGTTACCTGATCAAAAGCTGGGGCTACTCTGTCAATGTAACTGTCAAACACACCAACGGCTATGGCCTGGAACCTACAGTTTTCTACCATTACAAGAAGCCGCGCCGCTTTTTAACAGCTGACGAGTTTGCAAATGTGGTGATAGAAAATTGCTATATGGAACAAACAGCTGGTATTGCCATTGGTGATAAATATGTGGGTAATGCTACTGAGAAGGAAACTATAAAAATTCGCTTTAATAAAGCCAAGAACATAGATGGACGTATTTATCAGGATACTGAGCTGGTAAACTTTGTAAGTTTTAACTTTCGTGGTTCGGTACCATATGCTGAAATAGCATGGAACGAAGTGATAAATGAGCCTGATAATTCGCTGGTAGAGGATAATATCAATCTATCAAATTCACGTGGTAAACGCTCCTCCCCTATTTTGATACATAATAACTATATACAAGGAGCTTATCCCTTTCCATCTGATGCAAAGGATTATTCCGGAGGGGGTATCTTAAGTGATTCCTGGTACAAAAAAGGGATGGGGCATCCGGACTCTGTAGCAACAGCTTATGTAAAAATCTATGATAACCAGACTGTAAATCTCTGCAACTATAACTATGCTATTGCCGGTGGCAACAACATCGAAATCTATAACAACAGAGCAGTTACTTCAGCACTGCTGGCAGAAGGCAGACCTGTTAGTACCCATAACATAGGCATATACGGTTACGATTATTATAAAACAGGAGCCACATACAACAATAAAGTATACAATAATACAATAAATGTAATGGCCACCTGCGCTGATGAAAGGTATAATGAAAACTACTTCCCTGATGGAAAAGTAAAAGCTTTTAATAATACGTTTCTACCCGATACAATTATAACTCTACAGCATGAACGGATGGAATATAAACTCTGGCTGGAAAAGCTAAGGAAGAATGGAATTAAGCTTGGGCCTATCAATGCAACTACTAAGTTCAATTAA